From the genome of Kluyveromyces lactis strain NRRL Y-1140 chromosome F complete sequence:
CTAGTTCAATTAAACTTTGCTTCATGTGATATTTATTAGCTCATTAAGGTTGATGAAATTTACATTAACACATCAAAAACTACTAAGCATCGGTGGTTTAGTGGTAAAATCCAACGTTGCCATCGTTGGGCCCCGGGTTCGATTCCCGGCCGATGCATTCTTTTTATCCCCCCTTTCTCTTGATAACTTGTAAATTGTCGTAAACCATTCAAAGCAAGTTGAGCCGCGCTAGGAGCACTTTAAGCATTCCGGCACTGCTACGTTACACATATTTCCACAAATGCAATTTATTCCAATCTCACTCTTTCTACATCGTTTATCTAAAATTAAACATACTATATTGTAAACAAAGGAATTTCCGGTGCGATACTTGTAGATAATGGACTGTATACAAAAGTGTTTTGAACGGGGCCTTTTCTGAACCAAAAATCCATATCTTATCTAAGCAAAAGAATAAACAAGCTTGTTTGTATGTGAGCATATCAAGAAACATTATCTGATCTCCGACGCGCACATATACACATGTGGTGTATGATAACCGACTATAATCCTATAAATCCTTTATCCTTTCTTCCCTGTTATGATCTCCTGATAGAACTTAAATGCTCTCTGTCCGGTGGCTACTAGCAATCTTAAACGGGACTGAAGATTAAATAGGCATATTACCCGGAAAACTCTATTAGGGTAAAATTTAGTAGGTTTTCATCGATTGCctcatatttcaagaaagtgGGACTTTTGTTCCAATAAGTCATACTGgctatatatatatacgtCTTCACTATATtgtaaattcttcattggTGTCGTTGATAAAGTACAATTGATCTGGAATATATCTTCTGAGATCAGTAAATCTCTGCAGTCATTTCCGTTTTTTTAACGAATTATCTCGCAAATATTAGACCATCCTTTTAAATCAGGGATTATGAGCGAACAACCGAGTTTAGTGGGTCATTCTGTCCgtgatattgatgataGTGAGAATCCGGACTTCGTTCCAGAAAAAATGCCTGATTTCAGCCAACTGAATGAATCTGTGAGGagattgaatttgaaaaactcTTCTCCTGACGATAGTGACCAATACACTTCTGTTGCAGAATTGAATAAGGAAGGCGCACTTTTGACCGATGATCAGGATGTAGATTTAGATGACATAATTGCCAAAGGATTGGATGACATTAgtgaattgaaatcatctttggagaataagaaaaagattaagaacaaaaaaaagacaaagaagtCTTCTTCGAGTGGCTCCTTATCGCAAGATTTCAGTTACTCAATTTCGCCAGTGCATTCAGGTACCGTAGATTCCCTTGTGACCAGCACTGACCCAATTGACGATAACATTGTTGCTCCTACCGCTGGCGATTTAACTGACGGAGGTAAGTCAAGGGCCAGATCGACAAACAAAACCGAGAAACGAGCTAGTGTTACGTCAGACTCCAGCCATTCAGTGATAAGGAACTCGTATGGTGAGATCATTAATGATAACTCTGAAAGGCCACACTTAGCTCGTGGTGATTCATACCAACAATCAGTAGATGATCTCGAAAATTCTGCTTCCAATGGTAGAAGCGGAAGATCAACCTCTAAAAGATTCCAAAACGACTACTTGCGTTCATTATCTCGTTCATTACAAAGAGATCATGCTGATCACAAAAGTGTTTCAGATGACACGGGCGTGCAAGCCCAAGATATTTATTCGACCACAAGCTATTCTATTTCCCAACGCTATGTGGAAAATGCACCTCATGTGATTCGTGAATCTCACGAGGAGCATACGGCGAGGCATCCTGCAGCCCCCCATAGAAACTAAGGCTTCAAGTGAGTCTACTAATCATGTTAGAGAAAACATCACCCAAGAAAATCAACTAGAAGAACCagatgaacaagaacaaggaCTCACAGAATCCCAACCTGAAACGGAGCAAGAGCTTTGCGAAACGAACATTGAACCCACCAGCCAAATTCCTGATATCACAGAGACTAACAGCGTTCCAGTCAAAACACGtgatcaatttttctcTAAAATCCAAACCGATTCTTCTGATATTAAAGAACTCCAAGAATTATCAGATGAGGAGAGAGATATCAAAGACGAACATACATCTGAAATAAATCTGAAGGGAGCTATTGAAACTTCAACGTCTAGCCAAATAGGTGAGTATGAGTCACGTGCAGCCATAATCAATGATGAATCTATACGCGAGGCGAAACAGAATCAAGAATTGGAGTCCGTGGcatcaaatgatgaagCTGGAAAAGGTATCGGTAccaatgatatcattgacACAGCTGCATCCAAAAATTTTGTAGAAAATTTGGAGCAGGAGGACgaccaaaagaaattgagaaTTATCACTGAGGCCCCTGAACATGCCATGGATGAAG
Proteins encoded in this window:
- a CDS encoding uncharacterized protein (similar to uniprot|Q06146 Saccharomyces cerevisiae YLR257W Hypothetical ORF), whose translation is MSEQPSLVGHSVRDIDDSENPDFVPEKMPDFSQLNESVRRLNLKNSSPDDSDQYTSVAELNKEGALLTDDQDVDLDDIIAKGLDDISELKSSLENKKKIKNKKKTKKSSSSGSLSQDFSYSISPVHSGTVDSLVTSTDPIDDNIVAPTAGDLTDGGKSRARSTNKTEKRASVTSDSSHSVIRNSYGEIINDNSERPHLARGDSYQQSVDDLENSASNGRSGRSTSKRFQNDYLRSLSRSLQRDHADHKSVSDDTGVQAQDIYSTTSYSISQRYVENAPHVIRESHEEHTARHPAAPHRN